One window of Hypanus sabinus isolate sHypSab1 unplaced genomic scaffold, sHypSab1.hap1 scaffold_125, whole genome shotgun sequence genomic DNA carries:
- the LOC132386666 gene encoding NACHT, LRR and PYD domains-containing protein 3-like isoform X1, protein MMVTWLVHINQHSPTPNLISQNLCSIAASHCECLFFLALNYSSIHCNASFVSGGKLNRARKVFRRILPGISSREGDRDMGSNVSNQSQMETDAPMEEKQSQPRESGGTDTDQVPAISTRGKSKRVQKLLNRILPGSSSRENNRVMGNKVPKQDQIERNVPMECTPGVEEDEQSQSRNSGDSDTNQDNATGISKLTACQHGDASNMELSSPQHGKEFTISDLTRWDDTRLYQMTDFYRDRLKQAIEEMVERLSWTLTKEGHFSREENEKVTGQTEKGNLTESSRLFLSLVMDKGFQARRAMWESFVQMRTVLPKLDKILKEIEEFGPDPDEYLNIDRGVSDVPTQLKDVQHKHKETLRAQTETLRVNTILMREKENVFQLVDRYAELTVISTIRDRRLVEHELRARGTEHEECREKDLRGELERIRTDQLFDVSFSRSKSKSGSSAAVAGVPGIGKTTMVQKVVYDWATGKIYQQFQFVFSFRFRDLNSIACRISLKELILHQYPYFGNSLREVWKRPKRLLFIFDGLDEFKHRIDFSKSQRDTRPQLACTDTDFRCEVSDIVYSLIQHNLLPGCSVLLTTRPTVLHLLKKAEISVWAEILGFSREERKEYFIKHFEDETVAADVFKHVKENEILYTMSYNPSYCWILALALGPFFAQRVREPQQIPKTITQLYSYYIYNILKNHGREIENPRDVLLRVGQMAFRGVFEKKIVFTDGDLINYVLHPSQFLSGFLMESEDSAWCVVYTFPHLTIQEFVAALTQFLNIHPGNILKFLTGAHNTTDGRFEVFLRFVAGLSSSMTAQVLEEFLGPFHHQTICGVIEWVKDKVKHQIHNSAGEDDTRNLLNTLHYLFESQNRELAQDTLGTVEKLSFCEMLLTPIDCTVLSHVIGLCDTIKQLDFWNCRIQFEGIQRLGPGLHKCQELRLGGNILGDSGVTLVSAALENPKCKIQKLRLNDVGLTDAGAEDLASALSANQTLTELNLSGNILGDSGVKLVSAALSNPECKIKKLWLWKVGLTDSGAEDLVYALSTNHSLTELALRSNALTDRSIPTLHHLILTVPSLACIELWRNHFSETGETELRSLEKLRPGLTVLL, encoded by the exons ATGATGGTTACCTGGCTGGTTCATATTAACCAGCACAGCCCCACTCCAAATCTGATCAGCCAGAATCTCTGCTCCATTGCAGCCAGTCATTGTGAATGCTTGTTTTTCTTAGCTCTTAATTATTCTAGTATACACTGTAATGCATCATTTGTTTCAGGTGGGAAATTAAATCGGGCCCGGAAAGTATTCAGGAGAATTTTGCCAGGCATCTCATCGAGAGAAGGTGATCGGGACATGGGCAGCAATGTATCAAATCAAAGTCAGATGGAGACCGATGCCCCAATGGAGGAGAAGCAAAGTCAGCCCAGAGAGAGTGGTGGCACCGACACTGATCAGGTCCCTGCAATCAGCACAC GTGGGAAATCAAAACGGGTACAGAAATTACTCAATAGAATTTTGCCAGGCAGCTCATCAAGAGAAAATAATCGGGTCATGGGAAACAAGGTACCAAAGCAGGATCAGATTGAGAGGAATGTCCCAATGGAATGTACTCCGGGTGTAGAGGAGGACGAACAAAGCCAGTCCAGAAACAGTGGCGACAGCGACACTAATCAAGACAATGCAACTGGAATTAGTAAGTTGACTGCTTGTCAGCACGGAGATGCATCAAACATGGAATTGTCAAGTCCCCAGCACGGAAAGG AGTTTACAATCTCTGACCTAACGCGGTGGGACGACACTAGGCTGTACCAAATGACAGACTTCTACAGGGATAGACTGAAACAAGCAATTGAAGAAATGGTTGAAAGGCTCAGTTGGACGTTGACAAAGGAAGGACATTTTAGTAGAGAAGAAAACGAG AAAGTCACTGGACAGACAGAGAAGGGAAACCTGACAGAGAGTTCCAGGCTCTTCCTCAGTTTGGTGATGGACAAAGGCTTCCAGGCCCGGAGagcgatgtgggaatcctttgtgcAAATGAGGACTGTGTTACCCAAGCTGGACAAAATACTAAAGGAAATAGAGGAGTTTG GCCCAGATCCAGATGAATACCTGAATATTGACCGAGGAGTATCTGACGTACCCACTCAACTGAAAG atgttcaacataaacacaaggagactctgcgggcacaaactgagacactgagagtgaacacgatcctgatgagggaaaAGGAGAacgttttccagctggttgatagatacgctgagctcacggtcatttctaccaTTCGtgatcggagactggtggaacatgaactGCGGGCAAGAGGCACAGAACACGAAGAGTGCAGAGAGAAAGATCTCCGTGGAGAGTTGGAGAGAATACGGACTGATCAGCTGTTTGATGTCAGTTTTTCCCGaagtaaatccaaatctgggagttcagcagcagtggctggggtcccggggatcgggaaaacaacaatggtacaaaaggttgtttatgactgggccacggggaaaatataccaacaattccagtttgtctttaGTTTCAgattccgggatttaaactccaTTGCCTGCAGAATTAGCTTGAAGGAACTGATTCTgcatcagtatccttactttgggaattctCTAAGAGAGGTCTGGAAACGACCTAAGCGATTGCTCTTTATatttgatggtttggatgaattcaaacacagaaTCGATTTTTCCAAGAGTCAGAGGGACACTAGACCTCAGTTGGCATGCACAGATACTGACTTCCGGTGTGAGGTGTCTGATatagtgtacagtttaatccagcacaatctgctcccagggtgttcagtgctgctgACAACCCGCCCCACTGTGCTCCATTTACTGAAAAAAGCAGagatcagtgtctgggctgaaatcctgggattttctcGTGAAGAACgcaaggaatatttcatcaagcATTTTGAAGATGAGACGGTGGCAGCAgatgttttcaaacacgtgaaggagaacgagatcctgtacaccatgagctacaacccctcctactgctggatcctcgctctggcattAGGCCCCTTCTTCGCACAAAGAGTCAGGGaaccacagcaaattcccaagaccatcacccaactgtactcctactatatttacaacatcctgaaaaaccacggccgagAGATCGaaaacccccgtgatgtgttactcagggttggtcagatggccttcagaggagtgtttgagaagaagattgtgtttacagatggtgaTTTGATCAACTAcgttctacacccttcccagttcctgtctggGTTCCTGATGGAAAGTGAGGATTCTGCCTGGTGTGTGGTATACACATTCCcgcacctcaccatccaagaatTTGTAGCTGCACTCACACAATTTCTGAATATACATCCAGGaaatatcctgaaattcctcactggaGCCCACAACAccacagatgggcgatttgaggtatttctacgttttgttgctggtctctcttCCTCAATGACAGCTCAGGTCCTGGAGGAGTTTCTTGGTCCATTCCATCATCAAACAATCTGCGGAGTGATtgagtgggtgaaggacaaggttAAGCACCAGATACATAACTCTGCTGGTGAAGATGATACAAGGAACCTCTTGAACACATTGCATTACCTGTTTGAATCTCAGAATCGTGAACTGGCCCAGGATACACTGGGAACTGTGGAAAAACTTTCATTCTGTGAAATGCTACTAACCCCGATTGACTGCAcagtcctgtctcatgtcatcggactctgtgatacaataaaacagctCGATTTTTGGAACTGCCGCATTCAGTTTGAAGGTATACAGCGACTGGGACcggggctgcacaagtgccaggagttgag acttgggggAAATatcctgggagattcaggagtgacaCTGGTGTCTGCGGCATTGGAGAACCctaagtgtaaaatacagaaactgcg ACTGAACGATGTCGGACTCACAGATGCTGGTGctgaggatctcgcctccgctctcagcgCAAACCAAACACTAACGGAGCTGAACCTGAGTGGTAATatactgggagattcaggagtgaaactggtgtctgcggctctgagtaacccggagtgtaaaataaagaaactgtg GCTTTGGAAGgttggtctcacagattctggtgccgaagaTCTCGTctatgctctcagtacaaaccatTCACTGACAGAGCTGGCCCTGAGATCAAACGCACTCACGGACCGATCTATCCCCACTCTTCATCACCTCATACTGACAGTCCCGAGTCTGGCCTGTATCGA GCTGTGGAGAAATCACTTCAGTGAGACTGGGGAGACGGAACTGAGGtctctggagaaactcagaccTGGACTGACAGTGTTGCTGTAA
- the LOC132386666 gene encoding NACHT, LRR and PYD domains-containing protein 3-like isoform X2, which produces MDKGGKLNRARKVFRRILPGISSREGDRDMGSNVSNQSQMETDAPMEEKQSQPRESGGTDTDQVPAISTRGKSKRVQKLLNRILPGSSSRENNRVMGNKVPKQDQIERNVPMECTPGVEEDEQSQSRNSGDSDTNQDNATGISKLTACQHGDASNMELSSPQHGKEFTISDLTRWDDTRLYQMTDFYRDRLKQAIEEMVERLSWTLTKEGHFSREENEKVTGQTEKGNLTESSRLFLSLVMDKGFQARRAMWESFVQMRTVLPKLDKILKEIEEFGPDPDEYLNIDRGVSDVPTQLKDVQHKHKETLRAQTETLRVNTILMREKENVFQLVDRYAELTVISTIRDRRLVEHELRARGTEHEECREKDLRGELERIRTDQLFDVSFSRSKSKSGSSAAVAGVPGIGKTTMVQKVVYDWATGKIYQQFQFVFSFRFRDLNSIACRISLKELILHQYPYFGNSLREVWKRPKRLLFIFDGLDEFKHRIDFSKSQRDTRPQLACTDTDFRCEVSDIVYSLIQHNLLPGCSVLLTTRPTVLHLLKKAEISVWAEILGFSREERKEYFIKHFEDETVAADVFKHVKENEILYTMSYNPSYCWILALALGPFFAQRVREPQQIPKTITQLYSYYIYNILKNHGREIENPRDVLLRVGQMAFRGVFEKKIVFTDGDLINYVLHPSQFLSGFLMESEDSAWCVVYTFPHLTIQEFVAALTQFLNIHPGNILKFLTGAHNTTDGRFEVFLRFVAGLSSSMTAQVLEEFLGPFHHQTICGVIEWVKDKVKHQIHNSAGEDDTRNLLNTLHYLFESQNRELAQDTLGTVEKLSFCEMLLTPIDCTVLSHVIGLCDTIKQLDFWNCRIQFEGIQRLGPGLHKCQELRLGGNILGDSGVTLVSAALENPKCKIQKLRLNDVGLTDAGAEDLASALSANQTLTELNLSGNILGDSGVKLVSAALSNPECKIKKLWLWKVGLTDSGAEDLVYALSTNHSLTELALRSNALTDRSIPTLHHLILTVPSLACIELWRNHFSETGETELRSLEKLRPGLTVLL; this is translated from the exons GTGGGAAATTAAATCGGGCCCGGAAAGTATTCAGGAGAATTTTGCCAGGCATCTCATCGAGAGAAGGTGATCGGGACATGGGCAGCAATGTATCAAATCAAAGTCAGATGGAGACCGATGCCCCAATGGAGGAGAAGCAAAGTCAGCCCAGAGAGAGTGGTGGCACCGACACTGATCAGGTCCCTGCAATCAGCACAC GTGGGAAATCAAAACGGGTACAGAAATTACTCAATAGAATTTTGCCAGGCAGCTCATCAAGAGAAAATAATCGGGTCATGGGAAACAAGGTACCAAAGCAGGATCAGATTGAGAGGAATGTCCCAATGGAATGTACTCCGGGTGTAGAGGAGGACGAACAAAGCCAGTCCAGAAACAGTGGCGACAGCGACACTAATCAAGACAATGCAACTGGAATTAGTAAGTTGACTGCTTGTCAGCACGGAGATGCATCAAACATGGAATTGTCAAGTCCCCAGCACGGAAAGG AGTTTACAATCTCTGACCTAACGCGGTGGGACGACACTAGGCTGTACCAAATGACAGACTTCTACAGGGATAGACTGAAACAAGCAATTGAAGAAATGGTTGAAAGGCTCAGTTGGACGTTGACAAAGGAAGGACATTTTAGTAGAGAAGAAAACGAG AAAGTCACTGGACAGACAGAGAAGGGAAACCTGACAGAGAGTTCCAGGCTCTTCCTCAGTTTGGTGATGGACAAAGGCTTCCAGGCCCGGAGagcgatgtgggaatcctttgtgcAAATGAGGACTGTGTTACCCAAGCTGGACAAAATACTAAAGGAAATAGAGGAGTTTG GCCCAGATCCAGATGAATACCTGAATATTGACCGAGGAGTATCTGACGTACCCACTCAACTGAAAG atgttcaacataaacacaaggagactctgcgggcacaaactgagacactgagagtgaacacgatcctgatgagggaaaAGGAGAacgttttccagctggttgatagatacgctgagctcacggtcatttctaccaTTCGtgatcggagactggtggaacatgaactGCGGGCAAGAGGCACAGAACACGAAGAGTGCAGAGAGAAAGATCTCCGTGGAGAGTTGGAGAGAATACGGACTGATCAGCTGTTTGATGTCAGTTTTTCCCGaagtaaatccaaatctgggagttcagcagcagtggctggggtcccggggatcgggaaaacaacaatggtacaaaaggttgtttatgactgggccacggggaaaatataccaacaattccagtttgtctttaGTTTCAgattccgggatttaaactccaTTGCCTGCAGAATTAGCTTGAAGGAACTGATTCTgcatcagtatccttactttgggaattctCTAAGAGAGGTCTGGAAACGACCTAAGCGATTGCTCTTTATatttgatggtttggatgaattcaaacacagaaTCGATTTTTCCAAGAGTCAGAGGGACACTAGACCTCAGTTGGCATGCACAGATACTGACTTCCGGTGTGAGGTGTCTGATatagtgtacagtttaatccagcacaatctgctcccagggtgttcagtgctgctgACAACCCGCCCCACTGTGCTCCATTTACTGAAAAAAGCAGagatcagtgtctgggctgaaatcctgggattttctcGTGAAGAACgcaaggaatatttcatcaagcATTTTGAAGATGAGACGGTGGCAGCAgatgttttcaaacacgtgaaggagaacgagatcctgtacaccatgagctacaacccctcctactgctggatcctcgctctggcattAGGCCCCTTCTTCGCACAAAGAGTCAGGGaaccacagcaaattcccaagaccatcacccaactgtactcctactatatttacaacatcctgaaaaaccacggccgagAGATCGaaaacccccgtgatgtgttactcagggttggtcagatggccttcagaggagtgtttgagaagaagattgtgtttacagatggtgaTTTGATCAACTAcgttctacacccttcccagttcctgtctggGTTCCTGATGGAAAGTGAGGATTCTGCCTGGTGTGTGGTATACACATTCCcgcacctcaccatccaagaatTTGTAGCTGCACTCACACAATTTCTGAATATACATCCAGGaaatatcctgaaattcctcactggaGCCCACAACAccacagatgggcgatttgaggtatttctacgttttgttgctggtctctcttCCTCAATGACAGCTCAGGTCCTGGAGGAGTTTCTTGGTCCATTCCATCATCAAACAATCTGCGGAGTGATtgagtgggtgaaggacaaggttAAGCACCAGATACATAACTCTGCTGGTGAAGATGATACAAGGAACCTCTTGAACACATTGCATTACCTGTTTGAATCTCAGAATCGTGAACTGGCCCAGGATACACTGGGAACTGTGGAAAAACTTTCATTCTGTGAAATGCTACTAACCCCGATTGACTGCAcagtcctgtctcatgtcatcggactctgtgatacaataaaacagctCGATTTTTGGAACTGCCGCATTCAGTTTGAAGGTATACAGCGACTGGGACcggggctgcacaagtgccaggagttgag acttgggggAAATatcctgggagattcaggagtgacaCTGGTGTCTGCGGCATTGGAGAACCctaagtgtaaaatacagaaactgcg ACTGAACGATGTCGGACTCACAGATGCTGGTGctgaggatctcgcctccgctctcagcgCAAACCAAACACTAACGGAGCTGAACCTGAGTGGTAATatactgggagattcaggagtgaaactggtgtctgcggctctgagtaacccggagtgtaaaataaagaaactgtg GCTTTGGAAGgttggtctcacagattctggtgccgaagaTCTCGTctatgctctcagtacaaaccatTCACTGACAGAGCTGGCCCTGAGATCAAACGCACTCACGGACCGATCTATCCCCACTCTTCATCACCTCATACTGACAGTCCCGAGTCTGGCCTGTATCGA GCTGTGGAGAAATCACTTCAGTGAGACTGGGGAGACGGAACTGAGGtctctggagaaactcagaccTGGACTGACAGTGTTGCTGTAA
- the LOC132386666 gene encoding NACHT, LRR and PYD domains-containing protein 3-like isoform X3 gives MGSNVSNQSQMETDAPMEEKQSQPRESGGTDTDQVPAISTRGKSKRVQKLLNRILPGSSSRENNRVMGNKVPKQDQIERNVPMECTPGVEEDEQSQSRNSGDSDTNQDNATGISKLTACQHGDASNMELSSPQHGKEFTISDLTRWDDTRLYQMTDFYRDRLKQAIEEMVERLSWTLTKEGHFSREENEKVTGQTEKGNLTESSRLFLSLVMDKGFQARRAMWESFVQMRTVLPKLDKILKEIEEFGPDPDEYLNIDRGVSDVPTQLKDVQHKHKETLRAQTETLRVNTILMREKENVFQLVDRYAELTVISTIRDRRLVEHELRARGTEHEECREKDLRGELERIRTDQLFDVSFSRSKSKSGSSAAVAGVPGIGKTTMVQKVVYDWATGKIYQQFQFVFSFRFRDLNSIACRISLKELILHQYPYFGNSLREVWKRPKRLLFIFDGLDEFKHRIDFSKSQRDTRPQLACTDTDFRCEVSDIVYSLIQHNLLPGCSVLLTTRPTVLHLLKKAEISVWAEILGFSREERKEYFIKHFEDETVAADVFKHVKENEILYTMSYNPSYCWILALALGPFFAQRVREPQQIPKTITQLYSYYIYNILKNHGREIENPRDVLLRVGQMAFRGVFEKKIVFTDGDLINYVLHPSQFLSGFLMESEDSAWCVVYTFPHLTIQEFVAALTQFLNIHPGNILKFLTGAHNTTDGRFEVFLRFVAGLSSSMTAQVLEEFLGPFHHQTICGVIEWVKDKVKHQIHNSAGEDDTRNLLNTLHYLFESQNRELAQDTLGTVEKLSFCEMLLTPIDCTVLSHVIGLCDTIKQLDFWNCRIQFEGIQRLGPGLHKCQELRLGGNILGDSGVTLVSAALENPKCKIQKLRLNDVGLTDAGAEDLASALSANQTLTELNLSGNILGDSGVKLVSAALSNPECKIKKLWLWKVGLTDSGAEDLVYALSTNHSLTELALRSNALTDRSIPTLHHLILTVPSLACIELWRNHFSETGETELRSLEKLRPGLTVLL, from the exons ATGGGCAGCAATGTATCAAATCAAAGTCAGATGGAGACCGATGCCCCAATGGAGGAGAAGCAAAGTCAGCCCAGAGAGAGTGGTGGCACCGACACTGATCAGGTCCCTGCAATCAGCACAC GTGGGAAATCAAAACGGGTACAGAAATTACTCAATAGAATTTTGCCAGGCAGCTCATCAAGAGAAAATAATCGGGTCATGGGAAACAAGGTACCAAAGCAGGATCAGATTGAGAGGAATGTCCCAATGGAATGTACTCCGGGTGTAGAGGAGGACGAACAAAGCCAGTCCAGAAACAGTGGCGACAGCGACACTAATCAAGACAATGCAACTGGAATTAGTAAGTTGACTGCTTGTCAGCACGGAGATGCATCAAACATGGAATTGTCAAGTCCCCAGCACGGAAAGG AGTTTACAATCTCTGACCTAACGCGGTGGGACGACACTAGGCTGTACCAAATGACAGACTTCTACAGGGATAGACTGAAACAAGCAATTGAAGAAATGGTTGAAAGGCTCAGTTGGACGTTGACAAAGGAAGGACATTTTAGTAGAGAAGAAAACGAG AAAGTCACTGGACAGACAGAGAAGGGAAACCTGACAGAGAGTTCCAGGCTCTTCCTCAGTTTGGTGATGGACAAAGGCTTCCAGGCCCGGAGagcgatgtgggaatcctttgtgcAAATGAGGACTGTGTTACCCAAGCTGGACAAAATACTAAAGGAAATAGAGGAGTTTG GCCCAGATCCAGATGAATACCTGAATATTGACCGAGGAGTATCTGACGTACCCACTCAACTGAAAG atgttcaacataaacacaaggagactctgcgggcacaaactgagacactgagagtgaacacgatcctgatgagggaaaAGGAGAacgttttccagctggttgatagatacgctgagctcacggtcatttctaccaTTCGtgatcggagactggtggaacatgaactGCGGGCAAGAGGCACAGAACACGAAGAGTGCAGAGAGAAAGATCTCCGTGGAGAGTTGGAGAGAATACGGACTGATCAGCTGTTTGATGTCAGTTTTTCCCGaagtaaatccaaatctgggagttcagcagcagtggctggggtcccggggatcgggaaaacaacaatggtacaaaaggttgtttatgactgggccacggggaaaatataccaacaattccagtttgtctttaGTTTCAgattccgggatttaaactccaTTGCCTGCAGAATTAGCTTGAAGGAACTGATTCTgcatcagtatccttactttgggaattctCTAAGAGAGGTCTGGAAACGACCTAAGCGATTGCTCTTTATatttgatggtttggatgaattcaaacacagaaTCGATTTTTCCAAGAGTCAGAGGGACACTAGACCTCAGTTGGCATGCACAGATACTGACTTCCGGTGTGAGGTGTCTGATatagtgtacagtttaatccagcacaatctgctcccagggtgttcagtgctgctgACAACCCGCCCCACTGTGCTCCATTTACTGAAAAAAGCAGagatcagtgtctgggctgaaatcctgggattttctcGTGAAGAACgcaaggaatatttcatcaagcATTTTGAAGATGAGACGGTGGCAGCAgatgttttcaaacacgtgaaggagaacgagatcctgtacaccatgagctacaacccctcctactgctggatcctcgctctggcattAGGCCCCTTCTTCGCACAAAGAGTCAGGGaaccacagcaaattcccaagaccatcacccaactgtactcctactatatttacaacatcctgaaaaaccacggccgagAGATCGaaaacccccgtgatgtgttactcagggttggtcagatggccttcagaggagtgtttgagaagaagattgtgtttacagatggtgaTTTGATCAACTAcgttctacacccttcccagttcctgtctggGTTCCTGATGGAAAGTGAGGATTCTGCCTGGTGTGTGGTATACACATTCCcgcacctcaccatccaagaatTTGTAGCTGCACTCACACAATTTCTGAATATACATCCAGGaaatatcctgaaattcctcactggaGCCCACAACAccacagatgggcgatttgaggtatttctacgttttgttgctggtctctcttCCTCAATGACAGCTCAGGTCCTGGAGGAGTTTCTTGGTCCATTCCATCATCAAACAATCTGCGGAGTGATtgagtgggtgaaggacaaggttAAGCACCAGATACATAACTCTGCTGGTGAAGATGATACAAGGAACCTCTTGAACACATTGCATTACCTGTTTGAATCTCAGAATCGTGAACTGGCCCAGGATACACTGGGAACTGTGGAAAAACTTTCATTCTGTGAAATGCTACTAACCCCGATTGACTGCAcagtcctgtctcatgtcatcggactctgtgatacaataaaacagctCGATTTTTGGAACTGCCGCATTCAGTTTGAAGGTATACAGCGACTGGGACcggggctgcacaagtgccaggagttgag acttgggggAAATatcctgggagattcaggagtgacaCTGGTGTCTGCGGCATTGGAGAACCctaagtgtaaaatacagaaactgcg ACTGAACGATGTCGGACTCACAGATGCTGGTGctgaggatctcgcctccgctctcagcgCAAACCAAACACTAACGGAGCTGAACCTGAGTGGTAATatactgggagattcaggagtgaaactggtgtctgcggctctgagtaacccggagtgtaaaataaagaaactgtg GCTTTGGAAGgttggtctcacagattctggtgccgaagaTCTCGTctatgctctcagtacaaaccatTCACTGACAGAGCTGGCCCTGAGATCAAACGCACTCACGGACCGATCTATCCCCACTCTTCATCACCTCATACTGACAGTCCCGAGTCTGGCCTGTATCGA GCTGTGGAGAAATCACTTCAGTGAGACTGGGGAGACGGAACTGAGGtctctggagaaactcagaccTGGACTGACAGTGTTGCTGTAA